The region TCTTGGTCCACCAAAAACGACATCGGCGCATCAAAGCGTTCTGCCAATGAACTAGTATGGCTTGGCGGTTGTGAGCTTATCAGCATAACCTCTACGCCTTTGTCAGCCAGCTGGCGATATTGCCCTGCAATTTCTTTTATTTGCGCCATACATAATGGGCACCAATTGCCGCGATAAAAAATCATCAGCATGGGTTTATTAAGCTCATTGGTGTTTAGTGCGCCACCATCGGTCTTGCGAAAGGTTAAAGCGGGAAGCGTTTGACCAACATCAAGCAGTGCATTGCTTCTGTCGCCAAAACTTGAATACCACCACTCGTACAGCACCGTACCGATTACCCCCACCAACAAGATCCAAGCTAATTGCTCTATCGTTGCTGGCGGTGTTGCTACAAGGCCTATCAGCGCAAGTATTGTCACGGCTAAAATGAATTTAGTGGCCTTCTCGGTTCGCGCTACATTGGCAGTAAATACCCAGACAAAAAATAACAACGGTGACGCCACACCCAGTAATACCCACAGCCATGAACTGGTATTTTCTTGTTGATATATCGCCCATGCACTTCGTGCCGTACCGGCAAAAAGTAAGGTCATCCACGCAGAAATAAAATGAGATTTAAAACTATTCATTACAAATCCTTGCCGCATGTCATCGGCATTATTTATTGGGCATTAACATACTTAACAAGGGCTCCACACTCTGACGTAAAGGTAACTCCTCTACACCGCGACGGCTCTGCACACGAAGACCAATCATGCAGGTCATTAACATTTTTCCCGCTTCGTCTGCGCTGACTGTGGTAATCATTTGTTCTTGTGCCTGAGCGCGCCGGCAAGTCTCTATCAAGCCTTGCTCTATCACATCTAATTTTTCTGAGGCACATTGTTGTAAGTTGGTATCAATAGCCGATAACTCATTAACGGTATTAACTAATAAACATCCCAGCGCGCGCTCGTCTTTATTCAACATAAACAGCGTAATGTCG is a window of Zhongshania aliphaticivorans DNA encoding:
- a CDS encoding redoxin domain-containing protein; its protein translation is MNSFKSHFISAWMTLLFAGTARSAWAIYQQENTSSWLWVLLGVASPLLFFVWVFTANVARTEKATKFILAVTILALIGLVATPPATIEQLAWILLVGVIGTVLYEWWYSSFGDRSNALLDVGQTLPALTFRKTDGGALNTNELNKPMLMIFYRGNWCPLCMAQIKEIAGQYRQLADKGVEVMLISSQPPSHTSSLAERFDAPMSFLVDQDNQMANRLGIAATQGLPSGLQALGYDSDTVMPTVIMTDAQSKILFADLTDNYRIRPEPDTFLKVFAQAGI
- a CDS encoding TetR/AcrR family transcriptional regulator; translated protein: MARPRQFDRQQALDAAMQVFWMQGYSASSLQQLLDAMQINRGSLYAAFGDKAGLFTEVVNHYHDSMQAVVLEILNNQENPAQGIRDVFDITLFMLNKDERALGCLLVNTVNELSAIDTNLQQCASEKLDVIEQGLIETCRRAQAQEQMITTVSADEAGKMLMTCMIGLRVQSRRGVEELPLRQSVEPLLSMLMPNK